Within the Herpetosiphonaceae bacterium genome, the region CAGTATGATGACGACTCAGGGCAACGCCAGACAGCTCTTGCAGCTCTTCGAGATCATGCGCCAGGGACGGCCCGGCCTGGCGTTTCAGCGTCTCAACCGGCTTAATCTCTCGTTCTCGCACGTGCGGGCGCTACACCTGCTGGTTCCCGATAAAACGCTGGCGATGAAAGATCTGGCGGAGCAATTGCAGATGACACCGCCATCGGTGACAGCGCTCACACGGCGACTGGTTCAGACCGGCCTGGTTCAGCGCGGAACGCATCCGGAAGATAGCCGGGTGGTGCTCGTATCGCTGACCGACGAGGGCCGGAGTCTGTTCAACCAGTTGTACGAGGATCAGCTAAGGCGGATGGAGCGGCTGCTTCAGGGGCTTACGCCCGCAGAGCAGCAGCTTTTTTTGAGCCTGCTGGAGCGGGCCATCCATGCCATGCGCGACGAGCAGCCGGAGCCGACTGAGACGGCATCCTCGCCTGAAGCAGTGACGACATCCCAGTAAGGAGCGGATCATGGAACCCGTCATCGAGGTGCGCGACCTCAAAAAAGTGTATGCCGACGGCACCGAAGCGGTCAAAGGCATCACCTTTGAGGTCAGGCACGGCGAATTCTTTGGTTTTCTCGGCCCCAACGGCGCGGGCAAGTCCACAACGATCAAAATGCTGATCACGCTGCTCGACAAAAGCGGCGGCGAGGCCCGTATTTTCGGCCACGAGATCAGCCGCGATTCCGACAGCATTCGGCGGCTGATCGGCTACGCGGCCCAGGAGGTCGGCGTCGATTACGATCTGACGGCGCGCGAGAATCTGGTGCTGCAAGGCAAGCTCTACCATCTGCCGCCGCAGGTGCTCAGACAGCGCGTCGACGAGCTGCTGGATCTGATGGATCTGACCAACGACGCCAGCCGGGTGGCTGGCTCGTTCTCCGGCGGCATGCGCAAACGGCTGGATCTGGCAACGGGGCTGATCCATCGCCCGCAGGTGCTCTTTCTGGACGAGCCGACGACCGGACTCGATCCGCAAAATCGGGCCAACCTGTGGAAGTATCTCGAACGGCTCAACAAAGAGGAGGGCCTGACGATCTTTCTGACGACGCACTACATGGAAGAGGCCGACCGGCTCTGCGACCGGCTGGCGATCATCGACCACGGCACGCTGATCGCCGAGGGCAGCCCCGCGCAGCTCAAGGCCGCGCTCGGCGGCGACGTGATCTCGCTGACCTTCACCGAGAACGGCAAGACCGGCGAGGAGCAGGCCCGCGAGGCGGTGGCGCTGCTCAAGGACCTGCCGTTCGTACGCGACACCACCCTGTCGAAGGAGGGCATCAACGTGATCGCGCAGGACGGCGGCGCGCAGGTGCCCCAGGTGTTGCTGACGCTCAACAGCGCCGGGCTATCGGTCGCGCGGCTCTCGCTGACCAGCCCGACGCTCGACGATGTCTTCTTGAAATACACCGGTCACTCGATCCGGCAAGAAGAGCTGAACACGAAATGGCGCAGCAGCCGAGGGCCGTTCGGCGGACGTGGCCGAGGCTAGCCACGAGCCAGCGCCGCATCGATCTTCCAATCAGGAAGCGCTTACCAACAACCGAGGATAGTCTATGGCAACACAGGCACAACCACTCGCCCAGCCGATCCCGCGCACCGTCGGCACCTTTCTGAGCGAACTCAACGTGCTGTACATGCGCGGCCTGCGCAAGCTCCTTCGCCGTCCGGTCGCGCTGTACTTCTCGCTGCTTCAGCCGATGGTCTGGCTGCTGCTCTTCGGCCAGATCTTCA harbors:
- a CDS encoding ATP-binding cassette domain-containing protein; translation: MEPVIEVRDLKKVYADGTEAVKGITFEVRHGEFFGFLGPNGAGKSTTIKMLITLLDKSGGEARIFGHEISRDSDSIRRLIGYAAQEVGVDYDLTARENLVLQGKLYHLPPQVLRQRVDELLDLMDLTNDASRVAGSFSGGMRKRLDLATGLIHRPQVLFLDEPTTGLDPQNRANLWKYLERLNKEEGLTIFLTTHYMEEADRLCDRLAIIDHGTLIAEGSPAQLKAALGGDVISLTFTENGKTGEEQAREAVALLKDLPFVRDTTLSKEGINVIAQDGGAQVPQVLLTLNSAGLSVARLSLTSPTLDDVFLKYTGHSIRQEELNTKWRSSRGPFGGRGRG
- a CDS encoding MarR family transcriptional regulator gives rise to the protein MMTTQGNARQLLQLFEIMRQGRPGLAFQRLNRLNLSFSHVRALHLLVPDKTLAMKDLAEQLQMTPPSVTALTRRLVQTGLVQRGTHPEDSRVVLVSLTDEGRSLFNQLYEDQLRRMERLLQGLTPAEQQLFLSLLERAIHAMRDEQPEPTETASSPEAVTTSQ